A part of Mesorhizobium japonicum MAFF 303099 genomic DNA contains:
- a CDS encoding hydantoinase B/oxoprolinase family protein, with protein MMANPIDPITFEVLRNTFEHVCRRMTVILQKSSFSPILSENLDFSNAIYDPTLRLVGQTANCPVHLAAMHFSVQAVARKFGIETLRPGDVVILNDPYDGGTHINDVTLTMPVFYENELIGFAVSRGHWMDLGGGGPGGQGFGTHVAGEGLRLPPLKLYRDYKVDQDLLEILLRNTRTPHYVKGDLQAHMGALLAAEDELRATARKYGRATLIQGMGDMIGYTERIVRAEIEKIPDGVYEGADYADSDGITDQKVWVRVKLTVSGSNLHVDFAGSDPQVAGAINSPFANTTAAVYTALQFFLAPDAPPNAGMFAPISLSLPDDCWLNARWPAPVVGCTTVTSGKVQSAIWQAVAKAIPSLAIAPTCADANWFVAAVRGPGNRIDVFSDIPAGGWGGTPYNDGLNVTLDPLGNCTNMPAEAAELLYPVRVEAFDLRQDSGGPGENRGGLGARFKFRFLNGGELSIETSRTIEGSPGVNGGGISPVQLLVQEYQDGRREIIGGPRPDGTWRSPLLSSHKFGPGEAFEFLSTGGGGWGVAQSRDPERVRQDVIDGYVSLQAARRDYGVALDPNTFELLHDQTSKLRNLA; from the coding sequence ATGATGGCTAATCCAATCGATCCTATCACGTTTGAAGTTCTGCGTAACACGTTTGAACACGTCTGCCGCCGGATGACGGTTATCCTCCAAAAGTCCTCCTTCTCGCCGATCCTGTCTGAGAACCTGGACTTCTCCAACGCTATCTACGATCCGACGTTGCGCTTGGTTGGACAGACGGCCAACTGCCCGGTGCACCTCGCCGCGATGCATTTCAGCGTCCAGGCGGTGGCCAGGAAGTTCGGCATCGAGACTTTGCGTCCTGGGGACGTGGTGATCCTCAACGACCCGTACGACGGCGGTACGCACATCAACGACGTGACGCTGACGATGCCTGTCTTCTACGAAAATGAGCTGATCGGCTTCGCGGTAAGTCGTGGCCACTGGATGGATCTTGGCGGAGGTGGCCCGGGCGGGCAGGGCTTTGGTACGCATGTCGCAGGCGAAGGTCTTCGACTGCCTCCTTTGAAATTGTATCGCGACTACAAAGTCGATCAGGATCTGCTCGAAATCCTCCTTCGGAACACGCGAACGCCTCATTACGTCAAAGGCGACCTTCAGGCTCACATGGGCGCGCTACTTGCCGCTGAGGACGAGCTCCGCGCGACAGCTCGTAAGTACGGTCGGGCAACTCTTATCCAAGGAATGGGTGACATGATCGGTTACACCGAGCGCATCGTCCGGGCGGAGATCGAAAAAATTCCGGACGGCGTGTACGAAGGAGCCGATTACGCCGATTCCGATGGCATCACCGACCAGAAGGTTTGGGTTCGCGTCAAGCTCACGGTTTCAGGGTCCAACCTACATGTCGATTTCGCCGGCAGCGACCCACAGGTCGCGGGCGCGATCAACTCACCATTCGCGAACACAACTGCAGCGGTGTACACCGCTTTACAGTTCTTCCTCGCGCCCGATGCTCCGCCCAATGCTGGGATGTTCGCTCCGATTTCGTTGAGCCTGCCGGACGATTGTTGGCTGAATGCTCGTTGGCCTGCTCCGGTAGTCGGTTGCACGACCGTCACATCGGGCAAAGTGCAGAGCGCCATCTGGCAAGCTGTCGCCAAAGCAATCCCGAGTCTGGCGATCGCTCCAACCTGCGCAGACGCAAATTGGTTCGTCGCCGCTGTCCGTGGCCCAGGAAACCGTATCGATGTGTTCTCAGACATCCCTGCCGGCGGCTGGGGCGGCACGCCATACAACGACGGGCTAAACGTCACGCTGGATCCTCTGGGCAACTGCACAAATATGCCGGCGGAGGCAGCCGAGCTCCTCTACCCGGTGAGAGTCGAGGCATTCGACTTGCGCCAGGATTCTGGCGGTCCGGGAGAGAACCGCGGAGGGTTGGGCGCAAGGTTCAAGTTCCGGTTCCTGAACGGTGGCGAACTCTCGATCGAAACATCCCGTACCATTGAGGGTAGCCCGGGCGTCAACGGCGGCGGTATAAGCCCCGTCCAGCTTCTCGTTCAAGAATACCAAGACGGTCGCCGGGAGATTATCGGCGGACCTCGTCCCGACGGAACGTGGCGCAGCCCGCTTCTGTCCTCGCACAAATTTGGACCCGGTGAGGCCTTCGAGTTTCTGTCGACCGGAGGTGGTGGCTGGGGCGTGGCTCAATCCCGGGACCCAGAGAGAGTTCGGCAGGACGTGATCGACGGCTATGTCTCGCTCCAAGCTGCCCGTCGCGATTATGGGGTCGCGCTGGATCCCAACACGTTCGAACTCCTTCACGATCAAACCTCAAAGTTGAGAAACCTGGCATGA
- a CDS encoding 3-keto-5-aminohexanoate cleavage protein, which translates to MNNEIFITCAVTGAGPGPRKNSNVPVTPAQIAEDVLAVAEAGAAIAHVHVRDPETTEGSRDVKLYAEVLERVRDRNNDIIMNMTAGMGGDLVLGSNDPTQPQPGTDLVNQKTRLLHVEALRPDICTLDCGSYNVGEGNLVYISTPEQIREGAQTIRGLGVKPELEVFDLGHLDFVMKLIGEGAFAGPAMIQFCLGVNYGAPPTTTAMKAMADAVRGSDVVWSAFGVGRMQMPMVAQAVLLGGNVRVGLEDNIWLDRGVPATNVSLVKRAREIVERMGVRIMSSSATRDRLGLGAAA; encoded by the coding sequence ATGAACAACGAGATATTTATCACTTGCGCCGTAACCGGCGCTGGGCCGGGGCCGCGAAAGAACTCGAACGTTCCGGTCACTCCTGCGCAGATCGCCGAAGACGTGCTTGCCGTTGCTGAGGCTGGCGCCGCTATCGCCCACGTCCATGTTCGCGATCCGGAAACGACCGAGGGATCTCGCGATGTGAAGCTGTACGCGGAAGTACTCGAGCGCGTTCGCGACAGAAACAACGATATCATCATGAACATGACCGCAGGTATGGGAGGCGATTTGGTCCTCGGCTCCAATGACCCGACCCAGCCGCAACCTGGCACCGATCTGGTCAACCAGAAGACGCGCCTCCTTCATGTCGAAGCGTTGCGGCCAGATATCTGCACGCTTGATTGCGGTTCCTACAATGTAGGCGAGGGAAACCTCGTCTACATCTCCACGCCGGAACAAATCCGCGAAGGTGCGCAGACCATTCGCGGGCTCGGCGTGAAGCCTGAACTTGAGGTCTTTGACCTTGGCCATCTAGACTTTGTGATGAAACTGATCGGGGAAGGCGCATTTGCCGGTCCGGCAATGATTCAGTTCTGCCTTGGGGTGAACTACGGAGCTCCTCCCACCACCACAGCGATGAAAGCGATGGCGGACGCGGTTCGAGGGTCGGACGTCGTCTGGTCGGCGTTCGGCGTCGGTCGGATGCAAATGCCGATGGTAGCGCAGGCAGTTCTTCTCGGCGGTAATGTACGGGTTGGTCTCGAAGACAATATCTGGCTCGACCGCGGCGTACCAGCGACCAATGTTTCGCTGGTGAAGCGGGCGCGTGAGATCGTGGAGCGGATGGGCGTGCGGATTATGTCCTCATCCGCAACGCGTGATCGCCTCGGCCTAGGTGCAGCCGCATGA
- a CDS encoding SDR family oxidoreductase — MTALKDKRAIITAGASGIGRVVTKKMIAAGAKVAVCDVDEDAVNSFAAENPDSTAVVCDVADPTKVPEAIETMLKGLGGGTDILFNNAGIAGPTAAIEDISPEEWGRTLDVNLTAQYLFIRGVMAGMKAQRSGVILNMSSAAGRLGMPMRTPYAAAKWAVIGLTQSLAMEVGKFGIRVNAILPGSVRGPRMERVMAARAKLTGRPLAEIEAEEVATMSLGRMIEPEEIADLAIFVSSDAGRSISGQSLGVCGNTEILR, encoded by the coding sequence ATGACTGCCCTTAAAGACAAGCGCGCGATCATAACAGCCGGCGCGAGTGGAATCGGTCGCGTAGTTACCAAGAAAATGATTGCAGCCGGCGCCAAGGTCGCCGTCTGCGACGTCGACGAAGATGCCGTCAACTCCTTCGCCGCCGAAAACCCTGACTCGACCGCGGTTGTATGCGATGTGGCCGATCCGACGAAGGTTCCAGAAGCAATCGAGACGATGTTGAAAGGCCTCGGCGGGGGTACTGACATCCTTTTCAACAACGCTGGAATCGCGGGACCGACGGCTGCTATCGAGGATATCTCTCCAGAAGAATGGGGCAGGACCCTCGATGTAAATCTTACGGCCCAGTACCTGTTCATTCGAGGCGTTATGGCTGGGATGAAGGCTCAGCGTTCAGGGGTCATACTGAACATGTCTTCGGCAGCTGGTCGTCTCGGCATGCCGATGCGCACGCCATACGCAGCGGCAAAATGGGCCGTGATCGGATTGACGCAATCCCTGGCGATGGAAGTCGGCAAGTTCGGAATACGGGTCAACGCCATTCTTCCAGGGTCTGTCCGCGGGCCACGGATGGAGCGCGTAATGGCGGCCAGAGCCAAGTTGACCGGACGGCCACTCGCGGAAATCGAGGCTGAAGAAGTGGCAACGATGTCTTTGGGACGAATGATCGAGCCAGAGGAAATCGCTGACCTAGCGATCTTCGTCTCGTCTGACGCCGGTCGATCGATCTCCGGGCAATCGCTGGGGGTGTGCGGCAACACCGAAATACTCAGATAG
- a CDS encoding ABC transporter substrate-binding protein has translation MNLMTNVIVAGVFACGLTGYATAQETINVGVVQPQAGECAQWGVPITRGVQIWAEEFNANGGIADSTGKKHQIKVTAYDNNCYTAGDELTAFRRAILDDKVNFILQTFTPASRQAVAQIATENKVLTTSYGAGYLNAKYPFLIGTVTGSPASYMLLVSHLLETRPDIKKVAIVTADHSFGQAALAYYKAGITPYAKRVEIVYSQPYDPAATSDMLGLATPIFASSPDLIVELGFTPGQQALFIEAMEQLGYKGLYGSEGWTMGLVTERVPAAQLAGRVFSAYVVDASEPSFSPRVSNFYKSYVERYGQKEWSVLASVAYAAMTTVEAGIQKASAPTGDAVRQALFATDTVDQPLFGKSRWGGAEMYGANNWLLTPLPVYVTDDKGGVKVDAVVDVAKWWNANKDAALPVLAQGGQVPANK, from the coding sequence ATGAACTTGATGACAAACGTAATTGTCGCTGGCGTTTTCGCTTGCGGGCTCACGGGATACGCGACTGCACAAGAAACCATTAATGTCGGCGTCGTCCAGCCTCAGGCCGGTGAATGCGCTCAATGGGGCGTGCCGATCACCCGCGGAGTGCAGATCTGGGCCGAAGAATTCAACGCAAATGGCGGCATTGCTGACTCAACAGGTAAGAAACACCAGATCAAGGTAACTGCGTACGACAATAACTGCTACACGGCCGGCGATGAACTGACTGCCTTCCGGCGCGCAATCCTGGACGATAAGGTCAACTTCATTCTGCAAACCTTTACGCCGGCTTCTCGGCAAGCCGTTGCGCAGATCGCGACGGAAAACAAGGTTCTGACGACAAGTTACGGTGCTGGCTATCTCAATGCCAAGTATCCCTTCCTGATCGGGACGGTGACTGGTTCGCCGGCCTCGTATATGTTGTTGGTCAGCCACCTTCTTGAGACCCGGCCCGACATCAAGAAAGTCGCCATCGTGACGGCGGATCATTCGTTCGGCCAGGCTGCGCTAGCCTATTACAAGGCAGGTATCACTCCCTACGCGAAGCGCGTCGAGATCGTCTACTCCCAGCCATATGATCCAGCAGCGACATCCGACATGCTCGGGCTTGCAACGCCGATTTTTGCGTCCAGCCCAGACCTGATCGTCGAACTCGGGTTCACGCCGGGACAGCAGGCGCTGTTTATCGAAGCGATGGAGCAGCTTGGATACAAGGGGCTCTATGGTAGCGAGGGTTGGACAATGGGCTTGGTTACCGAGCGTGTTCCTGCCGCCCAGCTCGCGGGTCGCGTTTTCAGCGCATACGTGGTTGACGCCTCTGAGCCGAGCTTCAGCCCTCGCGTCTCGAATTTCTACAAGTCGTATGTCGAAAGGTACGGTCAGAAAGAATGGTCAGTGCTGGCCTCTGTGGCCTACGCGGCAATGACTACGGTGGAAGCGGGCATTCAGAAGGCATCTGCTCCCACTGGAGATGCAGTCAGACAGGCGCTGTTCGCGACCGATACGGTTGACCAGCCTCTGTTCGGCAAGTCTCGCTGGGGTGGTGCAGAAATGTATGGTGCCAACAATTGGCTGCTCACGCCGCTACCAGTCTACGTGACTGACGACAAAGGTGGCGTGAAAGTGGATGCGGTCGTCGACGTTGCCAAATGGTGGAACGCGAACAAGGACGCGGCGCTCCCGGTCCTCGCACAGGGCGGTCAGGTTCCGGCCAACAAGTAG
- a CDS encoding branched-chain amino acid ABC transporter permease, protein MQIVLNCLSLTSFYLCFALGLALVFGVMRIINFAHGEFFMIGAYATYLCVATLAPQIGGPSAWLVGAIVAAGITGLLGAVLYRTVVVPLADKPLAIFIATLALSYVLQTIVVQIFGPVGLSISPPLRGVVSVGGAILPASRAMVIVAAAALSIGLWIYLMRTESGRRIRAVAQNPRGALLQGIKTRNVGNLTLIIGSGIAGICGAAMGPISQISPYMGGPALWKAFIIIIVGGIGNVWGAVAAAAIFGVLDTLMSQFGGGRFLALTSAAIMLFVLSVKPSGLFGEKE, encoded by the coding sequence ATGCAAATCGTCCTGAATTGTCTCTCGCTCACGTCGTTCTACCTTTGCTTCGCCCTGGGCCTGGCATTGGTGTTCGGAGTGATGCGGATCATCAACTTCGCTCACGGCGAGTTCTTCATGATCGGCGCCTACGCGACGTATTTGTGCGTCGCCACGCTTGCACCCCAAATCGGAGGACCAAGCGCCTGGCTCGTCGGCGCAATCGTGGCAGCAGGGATAACCGGGCTGCTAGGTGCCGTGCTTTACAGGACGGTGGTCGTTCCATTGGCTGACAAGCCGCTTGCGATTTTCATTGCGACGCTCGCGCTCTCGTACGTTCTGCAGACGATTGTCGTCCAGATATTCGGTCCGGTTGGCCTCTCCATCTCGCCCCCACTGCGCGGCGTCGTGAGCGTGGGAGGGGCAATCCTCCCAGCCTCGCGGGCAATGGTCATTGTAGCCGCGGCCGCCCTTTCAATAGGTTTATGGATCTACCTCATGAGAACTGAATCAGGTCGTCGCATCCGCGCGGTCGCTCAGAATCCTCGAGGCGCATTGCTGCAGGGCATTAAGACGCGGAATGTTGGCAATCTGACGCTGATTATCGGATCGGGGATCGCAGGCATCTGCGGGGCAGCGATGGGACCGATAAGCCAGATATCGCCCTACATGGGTGGTCCTGCTCTCTGGAAAGCGTTCATCATCATAATTGTGGGCGGGATCGGCAATGTCTGGGGAGCGGTGGCGGCGGCGGCAATCTTTGGGGTGCTTGATACACTTATGTCGCAGTTCGGCGGCGGGCGCTTTCTTGCTCTGACGAGTGCGGCCATCATGCTGTTCGTCCTTAGCGTAAAACCCTCCGGTCTATTCGGGGAAAAAGAATGA
- a CDS encoding branched-chain amino acid ABC transporter permease, whose protein sequence is MMGALHRDIATIIVVGLALVVGGLVGTPYILAVLVIFGMVSILVLSYRTITTMGGWSFAHVALMGIGGYSVAIFSKAPFEIPVLAAVALGGVFAAFFAAILSWPVLRTRQYYFFLSTFAAGEALRQCYIQIKEVTGGTAGIAFIARPGVLPDPSSAFQFLCLVAVILVLLGLFYAALDASDTGKKIKAVGEDEALSSSLGIDAWALRALAFILGSFGAGIAGGLFASYNGIMSPSDINAMLMFKIVAACVIGGTTRFSGPLLGLLFLTLIEEIFRFVPEFVPMIWGMLVIAAVIFSQRTGGGFRLRKVTNA, encoded by the coding sequence ATGATGGGCGCTCTGCATCGGGACATCGCAACCATCATCGTTGTTGGGCTTGCACTTGTCGTCGGCGGGCTCGTCGGCACCCCATACATTCTGGCAGTCTTGGTCATCTTCGGCATGGTCTCAATTCTGGTCTTGTCCTATCGGACTATCACCACGATGGGTGGCTGGTCGTTCGCCCACGTCGCCCTCATGGGCATAGGGGGCTACTCAGTAGCTATCTTCTCCAAAGCGCCTTTTGAAATTCCAGTCCTCGCAGCGGTGGCGCTTGGCGGGGTGTTTGCTGCGTTCTTCGCCGCAATATTGTCTTGGCCTGTTCTTCGCACCCGCCAGTACTACTTCTTCTTATCGACGTTCGCTGCGGGTGAAGCGCTGCGCCAGTGCTACATCCAAATCAAGGAAGTGACCGGCGGTACGGCGGGAATTGCTTTCATAGCCCGCCCTGGAGTCCTTCCTGATCCGTCATCAGCGTTTCAGTTTCTATGCCTTGTCGCGGTCATCCTCGTATTGCTGGGCCTGTTCTACGCAGCTCTGGACGCGTCCGACACCGGCAAAAAGATCAAGGCCGTCGGCGAGGACGAGGCCCTGTCGTCTTCGCTCGGTATAGACGCCTGGGCGCTTCGTGCACTCGCCTTCATTCTCGGCTCGTTTGGGGCTGGCATCGCTGGTGGGCTTTTTGCGTCTTACAACGGCATCATGTCTCCCTCCGACATCAACGCCATGTTGATGTTCAAGATCGTGGCCGCGTGTGTGATTGGTGGCACCACCCGATTTTCAGGGCCGCTGCTCGGTTTGCTCTTTCTAACCCTGATTGAAGAGATATTCCGGTTTGTGCCTGAGTTCGTGCCGATGATCTGGGGCATGCTCGTCATCGCCGCCGTCATTTTCAGCCAGCGCACCGGCGGAGGCTTCAGGCTTCGTAAGGTGACAAATGCTTGA
- a CDS encoding ABC transporter ATP-binding protein: MLEVREISRAFGRLKAVDGVTLSVTKNQIRGLIGPNGSGKSTTMNLISGSLKLSAGKIELEGQRIEGKEQHRIARLGLIRTFQLTRVFTSGTLLDAVALGVRAASGSPWSPARWIPAGDQAEVNQAALVALERMGLAHRANELAGNLPGGLRRILSIATALAARPKIMLLDEPLAGLNATEKAEVANRIEKLRADDVSILLVEHDMRSVMRLCDRITVLNFGQVIAEGTPAEIGRHPDVIKAYLGQKRDRDA; the protein is encoded by the coding sequence ATGCTTGAGGTAAGGGAAATCAGCCGTGCCTTCGGACGCCTCAAGGCAGTTGATGGGGTTACACTTTCGGTAACGAAGAACCAAATCCGCGGTCTTATCGGCCCCAACGGATCGGGCAAGTCGACGACGATGAACCTAATCAGCGGCAGTCTTAAGCTTTCCGCTGGAAAAATCGAGCTCGAGGGGCAGCGAATCGAAGGCAAGGAGCAGCACCGAATCGCGCGGCTCGGCCTCATCCGAACCTTCCAACTGACCAGGGTATTCACGTCAGGTACTCTCCTAGACGCGGTCGCTCTCGGAGTCCGTGCCGCCAGTGGATCGCCGTGGAGTCCGGCCCGTTGGATCCCAGCGGGCGATCAGGCCGAAGTCAATCAAGCCGCGTTAGTTGCTTTGGAACGAATGGGGTTGGCACATCGCGCCAACGAACTCGCGGGCAATCTTCCTGGCGGTCTGCGACGGATCCTCAGCATCGCGACAGCGTTGGCAGCCAGGCCAAAGATCATGCTTTTGGACGAGCCGCTGGCTGGGCTGAACGCGACGGAAAAAGCGGAAGTTGCAAACAGAATCGAGAAGCTCAGGGCTGACGATGTTTCCATTCTGCTGGTCGAGCATGACATGAGGTCCGTCATGCGTTTGTGCGACCGAATTACAGTGCTGAACTTCGGCCAAGTCATTGCAGAAGGTACACCGGCCGAAATCGGAAGGCACCCGGACGTGATCAAGGCCTACTTGGGTCAGAAGAGGGATCGCGATGCTTGA
- a CDS encoding ABC transporter ATP-binding protein has product MLEAQNIVVEYGGVRALDELSFSAQIGDVTAVVGSNGAGKTSLMNTICGLIKPVSGEIRLDGERIDSLAPDEIVRRGISLVPEGRELFPRLSVLENLLLGATVRPDPATRRTTLGRIYELFPVLANRQNQKAGQLSGGEQQMLAFGRALMSLPKLLLLDEPSIGLAPMVEEQLILAIRDYSLEHGIGVLIVEQNAMLALEYAQHAFVVEQGRVALSGPAATVRDDPAVIAAYLG; this is encoded by the coding sequence ATGCTTGAAGCGCAAAATATCGTGGTCGAGTATGGCGGCGTGCGCGCGCTGGATGAGCTGAGCTTCTCGGCTCAAATTGGGGACGTCACCGCTGTTGTGGGCAGCAATGGTGCTGGCAAGACCAGCCTAATGAACACCATCTGCGGCTTGATAAAACCTGTATCAGGTGAGATCCGGCTGGATGGGGAGCGGATAGATAGTCTTGCTCCGGATGAAATCGTGCGCCGCGGCATTTCCTTGGTACCCGAGGGCCGAGAACTTTTTCCGCGTCTTTCGGTGCTCGAGAATCTGTTGCTTGGAGCGACAGTACGACCGGACCCCGCTACGAGGCGAACGACGCTGGGGCGGATATACGAACTATTTCCAGTGCTAGCGAACCGACAGAACCAGAAGGCTGGCCAGTTGAGTGGCGGCGAGCAGCAAATGCTAGCGTTTGGCAGGGCGCTGATGTCGTTACCGAAGTTGCTCCTGTTGGACGAGCCATCGATTGGCCTTGCGCCCATGGTCGAAGAGCAGCTCATCTTGGCGATAAGGGACTACTCGCTTGAACACGGGATCGGCGTCTTAATTGTGGAGCAGAACGCGATGCTCGCGTTGGAATACGCGCAACACGCGTTCGTGGTCGAGCAGGGCAGGGTTGCACTCTCAGGACCAGCGGCAACCGTCAGAGACGATCCGGCAGTCATCGCAGCGTATCTCGGCTAG
- a CDS encoding acyl-CoA thioesterase, whose translation MNVRGYAPFFDDASFLFWHQLQLSQQKMIDEFGVHSVTLRASTEFKAELKKGDCFSIVGCVQKVGNKSVMLQFSMVDQKSETLFAVYETIEVFVEAEGGSSVTIPQPIRDRLLKFHKEAGVAGTI comes from the coding sequence ATGAATGTTCGCGGCTATGCGCCCTTCTTCGATGACGCTTCCTTCTTGTTTTGGCATCAGTTGCAGCTGAGCCAGCAGAAGATGATCGATGAGTTCGGCGTTCATTCCGTGACACTCCGAGCTTCCACGGAATTCAAAGCCGAGCTGAAAAAGGGCGACTGCTTCTCAATCGTTGGCTGCGTTCAAAAGGTTGGCAATAAGAGCGTCATGCTCCAATTCTCTATGGTGGATCAGAAGAGTGAAACACTTTTCGCTGTCTATGAGACCATCGAGGTATTCGTCGAGGCGGAAGGCGGATCGTCGGTCACAATTCCGCAGCCAATACGTGACCGGTTATTGAAGTTCCACAAGGAGGCCGGCGTCGCTGGCACAATTTGA
- a CDS encoding IS110 family transposase → MDASTTGVSKHDMCFAVASRESVRPYVLPRNKNDMADAEAICEAVTRPNMRFVAVKTAAQQSVLMLHRCRALLVRQRTMLANAIRAHLAEFGIVMPQGIRTLLTALIAPKDEVNDLPHLVRVALAPMAANLIELGQRIKGLEIEIAREHRGNETSRRLETIPGFGVMTSTAMAATVADPTAFKSGREFAAWLGLTPRESSSGGKQRLGGITKMGDGYLRTLLVVGATAVIRFAREEGSAKTAWIRKLMEKKPAKVVAVALANKMARIAWPLMTRGEVYRVIPA, encoded by the coding sequence GTGGACGCCTCCACCACCGGCGTCAGCAAGCATGATATGTGTTTTGCTGTTGCCTCCCGGGAAAGCGTAAGACCTTATGTCCTTCCTCGCAACAAAAATGATATGGCCGATGCCGAAGCCATCTGCGAAGCGGTGACGAGGCCGAACATGCGCTTCGTTGCCGTGAAGACAGCAGCCCAACAATCGGTTCTGATGCTGCATCGCTGTCGAGCTCTTTTGGTCCGGCAACGAACCATGCTGGCGAACGCAATTCGCGCGCACCTGGCAGAATTCGGCATCGTCATGCCGCAAGGAATTCGTACTTTGCTGACGGCCCTAATCGCGCCGAAAGATGAAGTAAACGACCTTCCCCATCTCGTCCGGGTTGCACTCGCTCCCATGGCAGCAAACCTCATCGAGCTGGGTCAGCGCATCAAAGGACTGGAAATCGAGATTGCGCGCGAACATCGCGGCAACGAGACCAGTCGTCGATTGGAAACTATTCCCGGATTTGGTGTCATGACATCAACAGCGATGGCAGCGACAGTGGCAGACCCGACAGCCTTCAAATCGGGCCGTGAATTCGCCGCCTGGCTCGGCCTGACGCCAAGAGAGAGTTCATCGGGCGGCAAGCAACGGCTCGGAGGCATCACCAAGATGGGCGACGGATATCTTCGAACATTGCTTGTTGTCGGAGCGACGGCGGTGATCCGCTTCGCCCGCGAGGAAGGATCCGCCAAGACGGCGTGGATCCGCAAGCTCATGGAGAAAAAGCCTGCGAAAGTCGTGGCGGTTGCGCTTGCCAACAAGATGGCGCGCATAGCCTGGCCGCTGATGACGAGAGGAGAGGTTTACCGTGTCATCCCCGCTTGA
- a CDS encoding 4'-phosphopantetheinyl transferase family protein — MAAISDPELATLSARSRGFFTHAELFAPGFPDAILVRGRFDHESYTDDLFNLLALHCPASLSAAVSMRRAEFLAGRAMAYAALRALGQAAAEIPIGPGGAPLWPPSSAGSITHTRGHCACFAIAGGNWRVGVDVEALASGDALDAILNMTTNEDERALIARQVVLAPDWLASLVFSAKETLFKALYPVARRFFGFDCAELRTTPRNGQLRLHLTQTICPELIEGQHYDIRFSIAAGHVLTWLAVTHQHVSM; from the coding sequence ATGGCTGCTATTTCCGACCCCGAACTAGCGACTCTTTCTGCTCGTTCACGTGGATTTTTCACGCACGCTGAGTTATTTGCTCCCGGCTTCCCCGATGCGATCTTGGTGCGCGGCAGGTTTGATCACGAAAGCTATACAGATGACCTATTTAACCTGCTAGCGTTACACTGCCCCGCCAGTCTGTCTGCAGCGGTGTCCATGCGCCGTGCTGAGTTCTTAGCCGGGCGAGCGATGGCATACGCGGCATTGCGGGCGCTGGGTCAAGCCGCTGCTGAGATTCCAATCGGCCCAGGCGGGGCTCCACTCTGGCCCCCGTCTTCCGCTGGTTCAATAACCCATACGCGTGGGCATTGCGCTTGTTTCGCCATCGCCGGTGGGAATTGGCGGGTAGGTGTCGACGTTGAGGCGCTGGCCAGCGGTGATGCTCTGGATGCGATTCTAAACATGACCACCAATGAGGATGAACGTGCCTTGATCGCTAGACAAGTGGTCCTCGCTCCAGACTGGCTGGCGAGCCTGGTTTTTTCGGCCAAAGAAACACTCTTCAAAGCGCTCTATCCTGTGGCAAGGCGCTTTTTCGGATTCGACTGTGCAGAGTTACGAACGACGCCCAGAAACGGGCAACTCCGACTGCATCTAACACAAACTATCTGTCCCGAATTGATCGAGGGTCAGCACTATGACATTCGTTTTAGCATCGCTGCTGGCCATGTGTTGACCTGGTTGGCAGTAACACACCAGCATGTGTCAATGTAG